The window GGGGTCTGAAGGGAAGGATCATAGGTCCTGATCAGTTGGGCACATTCAGGTGGAATATGTAACTCTTTGACGCATAGATCTTGCCCTAGGCTGGCCAACTTGATCCATATAAAACTGGGTAGACAGGGCAGAtgtactcccattttatagatggggactTTGAGATTCAGAGGTCAACATGTGTCCATGCCCATTAACCAGAGAGTGGCAGAGACAGGACACCTACCTGGTCTTCTGGTTCCAGCCAGTGCCGGTCCAGGGCTCCTGAGCTCCAGAAGAAGGGCTGATTGTTGATAGGGAATCAGGGTTCCTTTCTGGCATGCCCCAAGACTCAAGCAGGTGGGGAACATTCTCTGAATGACCCCTCTTTTTTCTTGCAAGATCCCAGGAAACCAAGATAAGCCCTCTACCAGTAATCCAGAAGTCATAAAGATCCAGGCCTGGTGGCGGGGCACCCTCGTGCGCCGGACACTGCTGCATGCAGTAATCAGAGCACTGGTCATTCAGCGCTGGTGGAAGAACATCCTGACAAAGCTGATGGAGAAGAGGCGGCGTGCAGCACTGGAGACGTTTACACGGAACGAGTGGGCGGCAGTCAAGCTGCAGTCCTGGGTCCGCATGTGGCGCATCCGTAGGCGCTATTGCCGTCTGCTCAATGCTGCCCTCATTATCCAGGCCTACTGGAGATGCCACTCCTGTGCTTCCCGGGGTTTCATCAAGGGCCATTACCGAGTCACGGCCAACCAGCTGCATCTCGAGCTAGAGATCTTGCTGGGCTCAGGGCCTTGCGTTGTGTCAGAGTGTATTCCCCTCCCAATAAAGCAGTGAAGTGGTCTTCCCCCAGCCTCTCTGTTTGACAAGTTCCAGGAGGTCAGGGTAAATGATGGCAGATATTGGCATCTCATATGCTAGCTCTGAGGAACGGGCAGGGGTTGTCCGAGGATTTTGGGAAGAATTCTGAGGCTTTGCCCAGACTGAGCAGAGACTGTGATTAATTTGCAAGGTCTGCCATAAGTTGAAAAGTTGGTGGAACAGAGGTGCCATGTTGGCCAACTCGGGGAGCATCCTTCATGTAAATTGGTGCCCCTCCCCAAGGTTGCATATAATGGAGTCCTGGAAGGTGGTGGTTGGTGATGGCAACGGCAGCACATTTGTCAGGAATTCACCCACCTAGGTCTAGTTGCTCAGGGCTTGTTCTCTTACCACCATGATTGAAAGGAACACACCCACCCCAAGCTCTGTGATCCTGGCTCCCATTGGTTCATAAACTGGCCCCTATACACAGAGGACaaggagagatggaaggaggaagcaggccATTCCAGATTGGCAGGTGGCAAGCTTAATAAGCAAGTGAACTTgcatatgaggcttgtcttgggtggttGCTAGGTGAGTAGGTCTCACCCgccaaaatcctttttttttaaagatttattcttttattttagagagagagtgtgggggaggggcagagggagagaatcttcaagcagactccttgctgagcacagagcccaacttggggctcgatcccacaacccatgaaatcatgatctgagctgaaaccaagagtcagatgttcaacagatggagccacccaggagcccactgcctgccagaatcttaaaaatttatatagaggccttaacaaGTTTCAGTCTCATATACTGTCCAGATGTTCTCAAAACCACATTGCTCTCTCAAGGTTGTGTCCTTGAAAATGGCTCTCACTGTGGGATGGTGGGTGGCatgcacattccaaggacaagGGAGGAGGCGAGGAACCTTTAGTTGCCTGGGTCCAGCTTGTGGGTCAATGGGCAGTCATGTCCTCTCAATGGCCTCCTTCAACAGCTCTCTGCCCAACTGGTGACTGTATAGCCTCCATGTCAGAATCTGAGACCCAAACTGGACACTGTCAGAGTGTATAGCCCAGTCCTCATTCCTACTTCAACCTCTGTCTTTCACCCTTCAGCCCCAAATGGAGGCTAGGATTCATTCCCCTTCAGATCTGGTGGGGTGCAGGAGGTTCCACAAGGGTGGAGATGGGAAAGAAGGCACTCCACTGCTAGCCAAAGCCTCTAGTGAGTGTCAGGTCACAGATCCAGCGTTGAGAAGGATAGGCCATGTCTCCCTCACCCTGACTCCAGGCCCAGGCTAAGCAGAGGCTGGTCCTGCTGGAGCTGGTGCCTCTGACAGTCACTTCCTACAAAAAGTTGCCACCTGGGGTGGAATTGGGGCCTAATGGTGATAAAAAGCCCATTAAGAGATCAAGGTTAGGCTGTCCCTCTGCCCATCTGGGCACAGCTATCCTGTGGTTTCCCATAGACAGAGAGGGTCCTGGAGTCTTGAGTTATTCTTCATCAAGACTGCAAGCTCAGAAGCCCTATGTCTGGTTCTGCTCCATTTACTCTGCCCTGACAAACTAGTCCTTCAGCTCACAGAGGTTCTGAGATGTTGCCTGGAGGTCTCAGGTTCCAGCTCTCTGTCTTGCCCTGGAGCATGAGCTCTGCATTTCTTGCTCTGTTCCTCCATGTCCTACTCCCGTGTTTCACACAGGTCCTGGTCTCTCACTCTTTGAAggatttctgtctcctttttccttGCCTACCTTTCTCTCTTGTGTTCAGTGTCTCAGAGTAAAGACCAGGGACTTTGGAGTCAAACTGGCCTAGGTCAGATCCCTTGTTCCATCACTCGCTGCTGTGTCGCTGTGGACATGtcattttacctctctgagccccagtttcctcagctgtaaagtgGGACTGATTATCATCTTTCAGTGCAAATGTCAAGTGTCATAAAAATTCAGCATCAGCAACAAAACAAGGAAAGGGGTCACACCCACCTTAAAAACTGGCAGCCAGGAAAAACAGCAAATTTGGGGATGCAGTGGAGTGGCCCAGGAGAGCACAGCAAAGTATGCTCATCATTATTGGGGCGCTGCTGGTCCCAGCCTCTCAGTGTTCAGAGATAGGGAATATATGTTTGTGCACACACACCGCACACAACACTATCATCTGtatcatttatcatctatctatattgAAACGTATGAGTTCACATTGATATCTCTAATCCCAATCTAAAGTCAAAGAGTTCATTCTAGTTTTCTCCTTTCTATATTTCTACCTCTTGTTTCCAAAATTAAGATACCTGGCtcccattttaataaattttcttttatttttactttattttttatttttaaattttttatttaaattcaatttagttaacatatagtgtactattagttttaggggtggaatttagtgattcatcagttgcatataacacccagtgctcattatatcaagtgccctccttatgcccatcacccaattaccccatcccccagccgcctcccctccaacaaccctcagtttgtttcctagagtttggcatctcttatggtttgcctccctctctgttttcacttcattttatttttccttcccctctcttatgttcatctgttttgtttcttaaattacacatatgagtgaaatcatatggatttgtctttctctgacttatttcacttagcataataccttctagttccatccacgacattgcaaatggcaagatttcattctttttgatggctgagtaatattccattgtatatatatataccacatctttatccattcatctgtcaatggacatctgggctctttccatagtttggctattgtggacattgctactataaacattggggtgcatgtgccccttcaaatcactaggtttatatcctttgggtaaatacctactagtgcaattgttgggtcataaggtagttctattttcaactttttgaggaacctccatactgttttccagagtggctgcaccagtttgcattcccaccaacagtgtaagagggttcccctctctccgcatcctcgccaacctctgtttcctgatttgttaattttagccattctgacctgtgtgaagtggtgtctcactgtggtttggatttgtatttccctgatgccaagggatgttgagcattttttcatgtgtctgttggccatttgtatgtcttcattggagaaatgtctgctcatgtcttctgcccatttcttgactagattttttgctttggggtgttgagtttgtaagttctttatagattttggatactagccctttatctgatatgtcatttgcgaatatcttctcccattccataggttgccttttaggttttttttttccttaagattttatttatttatttgagagagagagagagcacaagcagcgggggggggggggggggagaagggcagagggagagggagaagcagactccccattgagcaaggagtccaacatgggctccatcccaagatcaccacctgagctgaaagcagacacttaaccgactgagccacccaggcgcccctgccttttagttttgttgattgtttccttggctgtgcaacagctttttatcctgattgaagtcccaatagttcatttttgcttttgcttcccttgcctctggaacatgtctagcaagaagttgctgtggctgaggtcaaagaggttgctgcctgtgttctcctctaggattttgatggactcctgtctcacatttaggtctttcatccattttgagtctatttttgtgtgtggtttaggaaatggtccagtttcattcttctgcatagggctgtccaactttcccaataccatttgttgaagagactgtcttttttccatttgacattctttcctgctttgtcaaagattagttgactatagagttgagggtccatttctgggttctctgttctgttccattgatctatgtgtctgtttttatgccagtaccatacttaataaactttttttcaaagattccatctatttatttgacagagagagcacacaagcacaggaagcagcaggcagagagagagggagaagcaggctccccgccgagcaaggagcccgatgtggggctcgatcccaggaccctgggatcacgacctgagtcgaaggtggacacccaaccaactgagccacccaggcgcccccttagtAAATTTTCTTATCTGATTTCCCCTGTATGTAACCAATCTTCCATGGCTGCTGCTGGCTATGCAGACATTGTCCTCACCCTGCTTGAGCTCTGACACCCTGCTAGGCCATTACCCTCTTCATGTATCCCACATTAGTTGCTGTCCTGTGTGAATGCCCTTCTCACCCAACGTGGGCTGACATGAAATGTCAGGATACCCTCTGCACAGATATCCTCATTGCTGTGCTCAAGTTTTGGCTTCCTACACCACTAAAGATGCCTCACCCTGCCCATGGTATGGTACCCACTACTGCCATGACCTTGAACCCCCGTGTCCAAACCCCCCTCTACCTTGCCTGAGTTCCAAACTGGGGAGCCCTCTGATGCCAACACCTTCTTCACCCTCTTGGGATGCATACCCTGTCTTGTGTCACAGTATCTCTTGCCCTGGTATACCTATGTTGCACTGCCCAGCCTAATGAATTTCAGACTAAATTgttcaggaagggaagagaagaaaatgagggaaaagatgagaagaaactaaaatttccatttaaaaatagagataaactATCGGCAGAAGAAAATTGTCACTTACTAAAATCTGCTTCAACATTTTTACCTCAAACCTCAAGGAAACATGAtcataaagaaaactgaaaaaaaatgtccCATGAGAAAATGGATCAAAATTTTTGAACACAGGCTCAGATATTCTTCTCTTGGTATAAATTCATAggaataatagaaaaagaatatatttatttaaaatatttctaatagtaCCTAAAAATTTAGGAAAGGAACTTCAATGGACAGAAACTATGTGGACTACTTAAAGGACACAAGGTAGATgtgaaaacactgaaagaaaatatatcaaagcTCTAAAAAAGATCTCCTACAAAAGAAGAGAGTGGCCATGCAGTCCCTCCAAACTTGGCAGCAGCTGGTTCAGGAGGCAGCAGGGGCTGTTGGCTACCATGGCGGCTAGTTGGGGGGTTATAACCATAGGAGGAGTAGCCAACTCTAGCTGAGCCTGTGGTTGGCAAGAGAGGGCCTATCTCCAGGGAGGAGCTGTGATTGGTCTGGGGAGGTGTGGCAGGACCTGATGCCATGTGACACCCTTGCACAGCAAGACTCCTGCCCAGGAGATCATTGACTGTGAAAGCCTACTCCATACCTCCCTGTATGTCCCATGGACATGGTAATCATCAACAGGTGAAGAGGAAATCGCAAAACAAAGATGAGCATCTGAGCAAGAATCATCAAACTTTGGAGGAAACCAACTGCACGAAAAAGCATCCCTACACCCAACAATAAGAAACACAATGGCCAAGGGAAAGACTAAGAAGGCAACTTAAAGAAGTGAAATTAATATTCTCAGTGGATGGGAGGAGACATCTTAGCCGTAAAAGAATAAACCATTATTAAAAGGAGCTATTTCTGGATCTTAGAAAGGAACAGTATTAAAATTCTAACTTGAGAGATGGGATGAATAGCAGAATGGACATAACCAAAGTTAATGAGTGGAAACTTTGACAAAAGAACTCCTTTTGAAAGGcagcagaaaagggaaagatgcagagaaatgaaaaggttaaagaaaagtaaatttaaaaatggagcacCCATCCAGAAGTTCTAGACATGGTTAAATTAGTGTTCCCGAGAAAGGAAGCACAGATATGAAGAGTAggaatctttggggcacctgggtggctcagttggttaaatgtctgcctttagctcaggtcatgatcacaaggtcttaggatggagccccgcatggtctccctgctcagtggggagtctgcttctccctctttctctgcccttctcccagttagtgctctctcactttcaaataaataaaatcttaaaaaaaaaaaaaaaaggatgtttgggtggctcagtcagttaagcgtctgccttctgctcaggtcatgatcctggagtcctgggactgagccccgcatcaggctggaagcctgcttctccctctgcctgtgactccctctgcttgtgctcactctctctctctcattcactctctctgacaaataaataaataaaatcttaaaaaaaaaaagagtaggaacCTTCAAGGCATTAATCAGTTTCCCAGAACTCATTAAAGAGACTCAATTGCCctaaaataggtgaaggaaaaCAGACGGAGCTCCAAACAGGTCGCAGCACAATCTCATAACTGAtgaagataatatatgtaaacatttgaagaggaaaaaaaaatccacaaactaCCCACTAAGGAATAAGTTTCAGATTGACATCAGCCTTCTCAGCAGAAACCGTGGGTATGAAGAGAAAGTAGAGTGACATCTCAAtgctctgaaagaaaagaaatgtaataatCATTGAATGATATACCACCCACAACAGCATTCAAGTATAAGGcaaaatgaaagacatttttgTCAATTCAAAGTTtacatcaggggcacctgggtggctcagtcggttaagcgtctgactcttgatctcaggtcttgatctcagggtcatgagttcaaaaaATGTCTACATTGGAAGTCTCTGAAAGTACTTCTGGGAAATGAATTCcatgacaaagaaaaatgaatacaggAGAATGATGTAAGAGGTAGTGATGAGTACAGATGTCAGTAAAATTtattgtgagtgtgtgtggtttttttttaagattttatttatttgtcagagaaagagagcacaatcgtggggaagtggcaggcagagggagaagcaggctccctgctgagcagggagcctgatgcgggactcaatcccaggaccctgggatcataacctgagctgaaggcagatgcttaactgactgagccatccaggcgccccaataaaatttattgttacaaacaagatttttctataaaaaatatgTGTACTATCTCAGATGACACCAACATGAGAGGATGCTGGAGGCACTGGGTGAAGTAAAGAAAATTGGGCTGAAGTTCTTGCCTGCTTTGGGGTAGAAGCGATAGATACTGATTTGCTCAGAATAGTCCACAatgtactaatttttttaaaagattttatttttatatatttgagagtgagaatgagagatagcacagagagaaagggagagggagaagcagactccctgctgagcagagagcctgacacggggctctatcccaggaccctgaaatcatgacctaagccaaaagcagacccttaaccaactgagccacccaggtgcccccaatgtaAAATTTAAAGTGTAAGTGTTAAAATGAATCTAAGTGTAAGTactagaagaaaaggaataaggtGTATAGCttccatataaattataaattatgttcagcaaaaaacaaatctaaaatatgACGAGATCAACAAACTAGAGGTATGTTTTTGCATCACATAAATCTGAGTGTGGACAGTCCAGGCCTGGTTGTGGCAGTTCATGGAACTAAGCTACTATGTTCTCATTTGCTCTTCCTCACTATCTTAGGGATGTGAGCCTTGTTCTCATGCTCTCAAAATGGTTACCAGAGTGCTGACTATCATATTTACTTTTCAGGGAAGAAGAGGGTGAAGGTAAAATGACAAAAAGGACCCACTTGCATTCTTACAGAGCTTTCCAAAAGAACCACCCAGAGACATCTCATTGGTCAGTGAGTATCACATGACCACTCGAGCGCAAGGGAGCCTGAGAAATGTCATTTACTTAAGTGAACATGTTAATGACCCAATGAAATCACAGTTCTGTAGGGTGTGGATATGGGTAAGCAACTCACAATTTCTGCTACAATTTCTAAAACAGTAGAAGGGAAAAAACTCACCAACCTCAAAATTCACTGAAAACTCAATCTGacaaaaataggaaatgaaaaacagaccacgagaaaaaaatgatagatttaaAGCACAAAATAAGATGGCAGTAAGTCCATACATATCAGgaatcaataaatgtgaattaGTGATATCCACCTATAAAAAGTGCTctcctggggtacctgggtggcacagtcagttaagtgtctgactcttggttttggctcaggtcatgatctcagggttgtaagatccagccctgagttgggttctgtgctcagtgcggagtctgcttgagactctctctctgtctctctctgcccctaccctcccccaccatctctaaaataaataaatacatctttaaaaaattttttttaaatgttctcctACTCCTAAAGCAATAGGTCTTGCTTTTGGTAGACATGGAGATGAACTACACAGACTCCCCTTTAAGGAAGAACCTGCCACCTCAGCTCCTGGGAGTCTGATAGCAGCTCTCAGCCCCTTCAGGGACTGCTCCAGCTGCAAAGAGCCTACCTTGCCCCAGAGTCAAGCCCTTCAGATACCACCTACAATGACTGATCCGAGTGGATGTATAAAGACCTGGCCATTTGGACTCAATGTGGGGCAATTTTGCTGGGCCATTTCAGCAACAGAACTTCCCGTGGTGTCTGCTCTGGGGCTGCCAGCTGAATTGCTggattttctccctctacccaatcctgcttccttccctttcttcccataGGTTTTGATCCCAAGGGCATTCCATAAAAACATCCTGGACACTAAACTCTATCTCCTTTACTGGAGAACCCAAACTGCAACAGTTGACGCCAGAGGTTGCCTGAGAAAGCAGGTAATAAGATGGGGTTCCGAAGTGGGATCTTCCACCTCATCATTGCCTGGCTGGCAATGAGGATCCCAAATACTAGTGGTTAAGTGCAACACAGATAGCCCCTGGCACAAGGTGGCGGTTTAAATGGTAACCCTTTCAAAGGTGAATGGGATCATTATAGGAGGCAGGAAATGCCCTAGCTGGTGTGACACAGCAGGCATTTGGAAAGTATGGAGGAACTGGGGCCGCTGTCTGGCTCAGTCGgcggagcatgtgactcttgatcttggggttgtgagtttgagccccacgatgagtgtagagattacttaaaaaaatcttttaaaaaagtataagaaaaaaagagaaaagtatggAGGAATTAACTATAAAGGATTGGATGGCTATTCCTAGGCTTTGTGAAGCTCTGAAAAAAGATAACAAAGGCTGAGAACAAGTAACAGGCAATTAAAAGGTAAGTGTACAAGCCAGAGGGCTTTCTTGATGGCATATAAAGAACCCTCTCATCTGTAATAAAGGGCTGAAAAAGCTGAGGGCCAGGCCCAGGACTTAATCATTAGAGAGGCCACTCTCTTAAGAAGGTTAAATTCTCCATCAAGGTAGTGTGCTCTGCCAACATCAGGGCAGGAGAAACCCTGACACAAGGTATGGGATCATTTGGGTTGATGGCCCCCCAAATCTTGAATTCTTAAATTCCCCTGAACCCTTGAGACTGAAGACATGTGACATTCCTCCTTAACCTCACAGATAGCAATGATGACAGAAAATGGGAAACTGAAGGAGCAAACTACATGGGCAGGTAGCCTCAACTCTTGGGTAACCCACCACCATCCCCTCTCAGCTCATACTCATGTGGGGGTAATAAGGAACCCCTTGGGACCAGCTGACATAAGGAAAATGCCTGAGCCTGATTTATAGCTTGTTAAGcttaatatatatatgtcatcCCAAAATAACAGCTGAGCTACAGCCTCATTCAAGGGTAGCCTCGAAAGACAGTGAGTGGTGAGGGAAAGTCCTCTCAATGGGCAGAGTTTCAGGCTGTACATCCACTTTGTGTGGCAAGAGAAGTAGCCTGAGATAGAATATATATGGACTTTTCAGCAGTGGTGAATGGCTTCCTGGTCAGTTTCCTGGCAACACAAAGACTGGAACATTGGAGACAAGGAAGTCTGGGCTGGAAGCAGATAGCTGGACATATGGGAGTGTGTACATAGTGAAAATCTTCGTATGGCACCAGGGAACATCCGTCacagaaaagtcactaaacagTGAAGGAGACAAAATGACTGGGCTGGTTGATGTCAGCCAGCTCCTGTCACTCACTCTAGTACTGGAACAATGGGATCTGGCCATGGGGGCAGAGACAGCGGCGGTATATGGACCCAACAGCACAGGCTCCAAGTTAGCAAGGCTTATGTAGCTGCTGCTACCGCTGTGTTCAACCCATGGAGCTGCTGTGTGCTTGGCAAGTCAGAATACTCCGCCTCTGTTTCTGATGAAAATTCACAGAACTGATGATAGTTAAGTCAACAACGGCAAGTGAAGCTTACCGTTGACATTACTGCTTTGGTAACACAATagattaaatattttccataaaatactTATTGGTGAATAATATAATGAGTAACTAAAAGCTAGAAGccctttatattttcataaacttTGTAAATTTGTCCaactcaaccttttttttttttagctttcttccTCATATTTTCACCATGTCAGTTTTATCACATCCTAGCAGATTCCACTTCAAATGGTATTCAATTAGTGTTTTTTCAActtcttcaacaaatattctcAACTGTATTTGTTTCATGCAGACTATTCATAAAGCTGAATTCTTCAGGCCCTTTCAAACCTGGCAGTAACCCCTTCAATGAACAACAGCTGAGCTGTATTGGTAACATCTGCCAATTCATCAAGAGCCAAGGCAAAACCACTTGATATCATTTGCTTTGTTTAAATTGACTATTGGTTTTGTTCCTAGTGTCTTAAACTCTTGGAGCAGCTATTCCCATTGAAAGGCTAAtagtgttgtttatttttatccctttttctTTCAGCTGCTGCAATTAAACATGATCTAATTAGCTTACCACTAATAAACACCTTTTCTTGCTTGGCTAACAAATGAGCAATCTGCAAACTAATGTTGCTTGCagcctcatttttgttttttatttttgtaaagaaattcTGCTCTGATTAGATactcatttaaaatttctaaattttatgatCATTGCTTTCTTGTGAGTTAGGAGTACTGTGGATTGCTTAGTCTGGTGATGTAGATATATAATACTGTATTCCTTTAGCACAGCTGTAATGCTTTGCTATTGTCTTAAAAATGTGACATTTACAGTctactttccccctttttttgtttGACATGATGGATATGTATGTATtggtgataaaaaaaaagtaaatcacagTGCAGCAATACGTGTGGCACTAAACACTGCTTGGTTATAACAGCACCTCTGCAGTTTGTTGTGTGTTGAGCAACAGTGGGAAGTGATGGGAAGGCCACATACTGTCCCTGTCACAACTACTCATATCTGTCATTACAGTGTAAACATGGCTATAGACAACATTTAAACAAATaagcgtggctgtgttccaatataattttatttatggacactgaaatttgaattcatatgattttcatgtgtcatgagcttttttttttttttttagttttttcgaccactgaaaatgtaaaaaccattctttgcAGGAtgtataaaaacaggcagtggggggcacctgggtggctcagtcggttaagcatctgccttcagctcaggtcatgatcctggagtcttgggattgagccccacgctgggctccctgctcagtggagagtctgcttctccctctacccctcaccccgctcgtgctctcgctctctcactctctctcaaatacataaataaaatcttaaaaaaaaacaacaacaggcagtgggctggatttAACCTACTGGCGTCCTTTGCTAACCCAAGCCCTGAATCAATGCCCATTATGTGGTGCTGGGTCCCTAATAGGTAGAATGTATATATCTCAGAATCAATGTTTCAGAATCAATGTGGCAGTGGTAATGCATCTGTGAGCACCCCTTCCAGTTATACATGTGGGAATTTGGGCTTTGTGTCCCTGCAGGCTCCATCTGACTGGAGGTTCTAGTTTCTAGGGGGGAAGGCAGTCATCAAGGGTCATAGTAAGAGTCCCATTAAACTTAAACTTATGGCTGAGACTCAGTCACTTTAGAATCCTTTGCCAAGAGACAACCAGGTAATGAAAGGAGTCACCATACTGGCAGGGATAATTAAGCCTGGCCATCAGGAGAAGGCGAGGGGGCTGCTGCCACACTATGTAGGCAGGGAAGACTATGGATACTGCTTGGGTGATTCATTGGAAGATCTGTTGGTGCTTTGCTGCCCAGGTGTGATGGTAGATGAACACAATCATGGCCTGAGAAGTATGGTAACTAGAGAATCAGATACCTCAGGGATGAGGGGCTGGATAATTGCTCCCCCTAGTCAAACTTCCTAGACCAGCAGAAATGCTAGTCAAAGGTGAGGGGAATCTAGACAGGGTGGTAGAGGATAGGGGAAAGGAGTGTGTATCTTCTCTACATCCCTCTAGATCCCCACACTGTCTCCACATATGTACTCTACATATTGCAAATGCACTCCTCAGTGACCTCTGGGGCTATGACCCTGAGAAGGAACCAGGTGCTCACAATGACCACACGGGTCTTCAGAGGCCAGGAGCAGGCAGAAGTGGGGCCCTTCTTGTGCAGTGGTTGTCCCTCACCCATCTCCTCGCTGTGACCTTGAGACtctcagaggaagaggaaggcggGAGAGGACTTGCGGCCGCTCGAGACTGAGATGAAGGCCCTGGCTGGTCCTGGGGGCCTTATGAATTTTCTGGTCTGTATGGGTCCTGCTCTCCCAGAGGCCTGATAACTATATGACCTAGAGTTAGGCCAGACATAGGAGGTTTAGCCACAATGAAGGAGTTTATTCTGTTCTCCCAATTCTGCTGTCTTCATCAGAGATGATTATTGctaatttttatgtatatcttCCTATCTTCACcccctttaaaaataatgcttttacaatacatgtgtataa of the Halichoerus grypus chromosome 1, mHalGry1.hap1.1, whole genome shotgun sequence genome contains:
- the LOC118524638 gene encoding IQ domain-containing protein F1-like, whose product is MSICQLGNLQEKEQPEQINDQTEDEPQQKEEPTGLSPELLTSEKKVEPSTSNPEVIKIQAWWRGTLVRRTLLHAVIRALVIQRWWKNILTKLMEKRRRAALETFTRNEWAAVKLQSWVRMWRIRRRYCRLLNAALIIQAYWRCHSCASRGFIKGHYRVTANQLHLELEILLGSGPCVVSECIPLPIKQ